In Phreatobacter oligotrophus, one DNA window encodes the following:
- a CDS encoding SDR family NAD(P)-dependent oxidoreductase: MNRIDLAGRTAVITGGARGIGYAAARRMLDSGAAVALWDIDAARLKEAAGTLGAGAKVSTHVVELTDEASVQAATDATVAAHGGIDILVNNAGITGGNGKTWELSPEVWRRVVDVNLVGPFLTCRSIVPVMLAKGYGRIVNIASIAGKDGNPNASHYSASKAGLIGLTKSLGKELATSGILVNCITPAAARTAIFDQMKQEHIDFMLSKIPMSRFLQVDEAAAMIAWLSSEDCAFSTGAVFDISGGRAVY; encoded by the coding sequence ATGAACCGCATTGATCTCGCCGGCCGCACCGCCGTCATCACCGGCGGCGCCCGCGGCATCGGCTATGCCGCTGCCCGGCGCATGCTGGACTCAGGCGCCGCCGTGGCGCTCTGGGACATCGACGCTGCGCGGCTGAAGGAGGCCGCCGGCACCCTTGGCGCCGGCGCCAAGGTCAGCACCCACGTCGTCGAGCTGACCGACGAGGCCTCGGTCCAGGCGGCGACCGATGCCACCGTGGCCGCCCATGGCGGCATCGACATCCTCGTCAACAATGCCGGCATCACCGGCGGCAACGGCAAGACCTGGGAGCTCTCGCCCGAGGTCTGGCGCCGGGTCGTCGACGTGAACCTGGTCGGGCCGTTCCTCACCTGCCGGTCAATCGTGCCGGTCATGCTGGCCAAGGGCTATGGCCGCATCGTCAACATCGCCTCCATCGCCGGCAAGGACGGCAACCCCAATGCCTCGCACTATTCGGCATCGAAGGCGGGCCTGATCGGCCTCACCAAGTCGCTGGGAAAGGAACTCGCGACCTCCGGCATCCTTGTGAACTGCATCACCCCGGCGGCGGCGCGCACCGCGATCTTCGACCAGATGAAGCAGGAGCATATCGACTTCATGCTGTCGAAGATCCCGATGAGCCGCTTCCTGCAGGTCGACGAGGCCGCGGCGATGATCGCCTGGCTGTCCTCGGAGGACTGCGCCTTCTCCACCGGCGCCGTCTTCGACATTTCGGGCGGCCGCGCGGTCTACTGA